The following are from one region of the Populus trichocarpa isolate Nisqually-1 chromosome 8, P.trichocarpa_v4.1, whole genome shotgun sequence genome:
- the LOC7498231 gene encoding uncharacterized protein LOC7498231 yields the protein MAVETEVTSVTELALADTDINWARLDKTKFHIIGAVLFTVQQGLLHPTAVVKTRMQVADSGLSHMGGISVAKHILRNDGIPGLFRGFGTSAIGALPGRVLSLTALEVSKDMMFKYTEALDMPEATRVGIANGVAGMLSNLVSCVYYVPLDVICQRLMVQGLPGVASYKGPFDVMCKVMKTEGFRGLYRGFGLTAVTQPPASALWWGTYGAAQHIIWRSMGYRDDIDKKPSHLEMVTVQAMAGTVAGACSSIITTPMDTIKTRLQVMDNYGSGRPSVLKTTKTLLKEDGWRGFYRGFGPRFLNMSLYGTTMIVTYELIKRLSIKQG from the exons ATGGCTGTCGAAACGGAAGTTACAAGTGTTACTGAACTGGCTCTTGCTGATACTGACATCAATTGGGCCAG GCTGGACAAGACGAAGTTTCATATTATTGGTGCTGTCCTCTTTACTGTTCAGCAAGGCTTACTTCACCCAACAGCAGTTGTGAAGACTAGAATGCAAGTAGCAGATTCTGGGCTCTCTCACATGGGTGGAATATCCGTAGCTAAACACATATTGAGGAACGATGGTATTCCAGGTCTTTTTCGAGGTTTTGGCACCTCTGCTATTGGAGCATTACCTGGTAGAGTTCTTTCTTTGACAGCTCTTGAAGTGTCAAAAGATATGATGTTCAAATACACTGAAGCTTTAGATATGCCTGAAGCAACACGTGTTGGTATTGCAAATGGAGTTGCAGGCATGTTGTCAAATCTAGTTTCTTGTGTGTACTATGTGCCCTTGGATGTG ATATGCCAAAGACTAATGGTGCAAGGGCTTCCCGGGGTTGCATCTTATAAAGGGCCATTTGATGTCATGTGTAAAGTGATGAAGACTGAAGGGTTCCGTGGTTTATATAGAGGTTTTGGATTGACAGCTGTAACGCAGCCACCGGCATCGGCGCTTTGGTGGGGTACCTATGGTGCTGCCCAGCACATCATTTGGAG GAGCATGGGCTATAGGGATGACATTGACAAGAAACCATCTCATTTGGAAATGGTGACAGTTCAGGCTATGGCAGGAACAGTGGCTGGTGCTTGTTCCTCAATTATCACTACTCCCATGGATACCATAAAGACACGGCTGCAG GTTATGGATAATTATGGTTCTGGAAGACCTTCAGTACTCAAGACAACAAAGACTCTACTCAAGGAAGATGGATGGCGGGGCTTCTACAGAGGTTTCGGACCCCGTTTCTTAAATATGTCACTCTATGGAACTACAATGATCGTTACCTATGAACTGATAA AGAGATTATCTATCAAGCAAGGATGA
- the LOC7498230 gene encoding ADP-ribosylation factor 1 produces MGLSFTKLLGRLFSKKEMRILMVGLDAAGKTTILYKLKLGEIVTTIPTIGFNVETVEYKNISFTVWDVGGQDKIRPLWRHYFQNTQGLIFVVDSNDRDRVGEARDELHRMLNEDELRDAVLLVFANKQDLPNAMNAAEITDKLGLHSLRQRHWYIQSTCATSGEGLYEGLDWLSNNIASKA; encoded by the exons ATGGGGCTCTCTTTCACGAAATTACTTGGCCGGTTGTTCTCAAAGAAGGAAATGCGGATTCTGATGGTAGGTCTTGATGCTGCTGGTAAAACCACCATTCTTTACAAGCTCAAGTTGGGAGAAATTGTCACCACCATCCCTACCATTG GATTTAATGTGGAAACTGTGGAATACAAGAATATTAGCTTCACTGTTTGGGATGTTGGTGGTCAAGATAAG ATTCGCCCTTTGTGGAGACATTACTTCCAAAACACGCAAGGGCTTATCTTTGTGGTTGACAGTAATGACCGAGATCGAGTTGGTGAGGCTAGAGACGAGCTGCACAGGATGTTGAATGAG GATGAGCTGAGGGATGCTGTGCTCCTTGTGTTTGCAAATAAGCAAGATCTTCCAAATGCAATGAATGCTGCTGAAATCACTGATAAGCTTGGTCTTCATTCTCTAAGGCAACGCCACTG GTATATCCAGAGCACATGTGCCACTTCAGGAGAAGGGCTTTATGAAGGATTGGACTGGCTTTCAAACAACATTGCTAGCAAG GCTTAA
- the LOC7498232 gene encoding YTH domain-containing protein ECT4 isoform X1, with product MVMNNVSGHENAETYSIQGAEVNPILTSPAVELVETMYNEGTPGFVADQGLFYPAATEYGYYCTGFETPVEWEDHQKIFGADGPEIQYAGAQTEYLPYVYYPPSYVYAQSPYNPYNPYIPGAMLGVDGPYAGEQQYYTVPPYQDPVSSSGYIPVVVQPEAFQNGSADPLLDTSIARNSRPDGKSYKHGISSSSAAFAWNPPRPASNQTNSLNRISEWPKANVGPVKQSHGGVSSGSILTQASSHVLQGRSASGPMHPIDNISNSKVRSHQNQLKVTLPVSNDFSNFGSSAYGRTSVDKLRSKFHAGRTLSALNGNVELLGEQNRGPRINNLKNQPAVKAYTTKVRDNNELGNIVIQTDQYNKDDFSTDYADAKFFVIKSYSEDDVHKSIKYNVWSSTPHGNKKLHSAFEYAQKLDLGRPRGCPIFLFFSVNASGQFCGVAEMVGPVDFNRDMDFWQQDKWSGSFLVKWHIIKDIPNSSFRHIILENNENKPVTNSRDTQEIMYKQGLEMLKMFKNHPLKTSILDDFVYYENRQKIMQEEKARLMFKSFQSPLFVPALNPARELNGLVQQSLNKDDSMTDLNSSKKTEANKYEKIMNPNYHNSWKKTETNKDEKITDQNEFNSLKNAGNSATKQLSSDSNVTISSRDKDSGQDTADADDDNGPVLKIGSLDINPTGVESKFSPNAANKSADIVTVGSMPVKVNRIAESSGNLTVGTIPLDPKSLKLDKGGKQGSQC from the exons ATGGTTATGAATAATGTTTCTGGACATGAAAATGCGGAAACTTATTCG ATTCAAGGAGCTGAGGTAAATCCTATTTTGACAAGTCCAGCTGTTGAGCTAGTTGAAACCATGTACAACGAAGGAACCCCTGGGTTTGTTGCGGATCAGGGCTTGTTTTATCCTGCTGCCACTGAGTATGGTTACTACTGTACAG GATTTGAGACACCCGTCGAATGGGAGGACCATCAAAAGATTTTTGGTGCAGATGGTCCTGAAATCCAGTATGCG GGTGCACAAACTGAATATTTACCTTATGTATATTATCCACCGAGTTATGTGTATGCACAGTCTCCATATAACCCATACAATCCTTACATACCCGGTGCTATGTTAGGAGTTGATGGCCCGTATGCAGGGGAGCAACAATATTACACAGTTCCCCCTTATCAGGACCCTGTATCTTCATCTGGCTACATCCCTGTTGTTGTTCAACCAGAAGCCTTCCAAAATGGTTCAGCAGATCCTTTGTTAGATACTAGCATAGCACGCAATAGTAGACCTGATGGGAAAAGTTACAAGCATGGTATTTCTTCATCATCTGCAGCCTTTGCTTGGAACCCCCCTAGACCTGCTTCAAACCAAACCAATTCTTTGAACAGGATATCTGAATGGCCAAAAGCTAATGTTGGACCTGTTAAGCAATCACATGGAGGTGTTTCTTCTGGCAGTATTCTTACTCAAGCTTCATCACATGTCCTTCAG GGTAGAAGTGCTTCTGGCCCGATGCATCCTATTGACAACATTTCAAATAGCAAAGTCCGATCTCATCAGAACCAATTAAAAGTCACTCTACCTGTCAGCaatgacttttctaattttGGATCAAGTGCTTATGGCCGAACCTCAGTAGATAAGCTTCGATCTAAGTTTCATGCTGGCAGAACTCTCAGTGCTCTGAATGGAAATGTGGAGCTGTTGGGTGAGCAGAATCGTGGACCAAGGATCAACAATTTGAAAAACCAACCGGCTGTTAAAGCCTACACAACCAAAGTGAGAGATAATAATGAGCTAGGCAACATTGTTATACAGACTGATCAGTACAACAAGGATGATTTCTCAACCGATTATGCAGATGCAaagttttttgtaataaaatcgTATAGCGAGGATGATGTGCACAAGAGCATCAAATATAATGTGTGGTCATCTACACCTCATGGAAACAAAAAGCTGCACAGTGCATTTGAATATGCACAGAAACTAGATTTGGGAAGACCTAGAGGCTGCCctatctttctgtttttttct GTTAATGCTAGTGGTCAATTTTGTGGTGTTGCAGAGATGGTTGGCCCTGTAGACTTCAATAGAGACATGGACTTTTGGCAGCAAGATAAATGGAGTGGGAGTTTTCTTGTCAAGTGGCATATTATTAAAGATATACCAAACTCAAGCTTTAGGCACATCATATtggagaataatgagaataagcCAGTGACTAATAGCAGAGACACTCAAGAG ATAATGTATAAGCAAGGTTTAGAGATGCTGAAGATGTTCAAAAATCACCCACTGAAGACTTCTATACTTGATGACTTTGTGTACTATGAGAATCGTCAGAAAATAATGCAGGAAGAAAAGGCCAGGCTTATGTTTAAAAGCTTCCAGTCCCCATTGTTTGTACCAGCATTAAATCCTGCCCGTGAACTAAATGGTCTTGTGCAGCAGTCACTGAACAAAGATGATAGTATGACTGATCTTAACAGCTCGAAGAAAACTGAggcaaacaaatatgaaaagattATGAATCCAAATTATCATAACAGCTGGAAAAAAACCGAGACAAACAAAGATGAGAAGATTACGGATCAGAATGAATTTAACAGCTTGAAGAACGCTGGGAACTCTGCCACTAAGCAACTTTCTTCAGATTCAAATGTTACCATTTCAAGCAGGGATAAAGATTCCGGGCAAGATACAGCAGATGCAGATGATGATAACGGACCTGTGTTAAAGATCGGCTCACTTGATATAAACCCGACAGGGGTGGAATCTAAGTTCTCACCAAATGCTGCTAACAAATCTGCTGATATTGTCACAGTAGGATCAATGCCTGTTAAAGTTAACAGAATTGCTGAATCTTCTGGTAATCTAACAGTGGGTACTATCCCACTTGATCCTAAGTCTCTGAAACTGGACAAAGGTGGTAAACAGGGGTCTCAGTGCTGA
- the LOC7498232 gene encoding YTH domain-containing protein ECT4 isoform X2 codes for MYNEGTPGFVADQGLFYPAATEYGYYCTGFETPVEWEDHQKIFGADGPEIQYAGAQTEYLPYVYYPPSYVYAQSPYNPYNPYIPGAMLGVDGPYAGEQQYYTVPPYQDPVSSSGYIPVVVQPEAFQNGSADPLLDTSIARNSRPDGKSYKHGISSSSAAFAWNPPRPASNQTNSLNRISEWPKANVGPVKQSHGGVSSGSILTQASSHVLQGRSASGPMHPIDNISNSKVRSHQNQLKVTLPVSNDFSNFGSSAYGRTSVDKLRSKFHAGRTLSALNGNVELLGEQNRGPRINNLKNQPAVKAYTTKVRDNNELGNIVIQTDQYNKDDFSTDYADAKFFVIKSYSEDDVHKSIKYNVWSSTPHGNKKLHSAFEYAQKLDLGRPRGCPIFLFFSVNASGQFCGVAEMVGPVDFNRDMDFWQQDKWSGSFLVKWHIIKDIPNSSFRHIILENNENKPVTNSRDTQEIMYKQGLEMLKMFKNHPLKTSILDDFVYYENRQKIMQEEKARLMFKSFQSPLFVPALNPARELNGLVQQSLNKDDSMTDLNSSKKTEANKYEKIMNPNYHNSWKKTETNKDEKITDQNEFNSLKNAGNSATKQLSSDSNVTISSRDKDSGQDTADADDDNGPVLKIGSLDINPTGVESKFSPNAANKSADIVTVGSMPVKVNRIAESSGNLTVGTIPLDPKSLKLDKGGKQGSQC; via the exons ATGTACAACGAAGGAACCCCTGGGTTTGTTGCGGATCAGGGCTTGTTTTATCCTGCTGCCACTGAGTATGGTTACTACTGTACAG GATTTGAGACACCCGTCGAATGGGAGGACCATCAAAAGATTTTTGGTGCAGATGGTCCTGAAATCCAGTATGCG GGTGCACAAACTGAATATTTACCTTATGTATATTATCCACCGAGTTATGTGTATGCACAGTCTCCATATAACCCATACAATCCTTACATACCCGGTGCTATGTTAGGAGTTGATGGCCCGTATGCAGGGGAGCAACAATATTACACAGTTCCCCCTTATCAGGACCCTGTATCTTCATCTGGCTACATCCCTGTTGTTGTTCAACCAGAAGCCTTCCAAAATGGTTCAGCAGATCCTTTGTTAGATACTAGCATAGCACGCAATAGTAGACCTGATGGGAAAAGTTACAAGCATGGTATTTCTTCATCATCTGCAGCCTTTGCTTGGAACCCCCCTAGACCTGCTTCAAACCAAACCAATTCTTTGAACAGGATATCTGAATGGCCAAAAGCTAATGTTGGACCTGTTAAGCAATCACATGGAGGTGTTTCTTCTGGCAGTATTCTTACTCAAGCTTCATCACATGTCCTTCAG GGTAGAAGTGCTTCTGGCCCGATGCATCCTATTGACAACATTTCAAATAGCAAAGTCCGATCTCATCAGAACCAATTAAAAGTCACTCTACCTGTCAGCaatgacttttctaattttGGATCAAGTGCTTATGGCCGAACCTCAGTAGATAAGCTTCGATCTAAGTTTCATGCTGGCAGAACTCTCAGTGCTCTGAATGGAAATGTGGAGCTGTTGGGTGAGCAGAATCGTGGACCAAGGATCAACAATTTGAAAAACCAACCGGCTGTTAAAGCCTACACAACCAAAGTGAGAGATAATAATGAGCTAGGCAACATTGTTATACAGACTGATCAGTACAACAAGGATGATTTCTCAACCGATTATGCAGATGCAaagttttttgtaataaaatcgTATAGCGAGGATGATGTGCACAAGAGCATCAAATATAATGTGTGGTCATCTACACCTCATGGAAACAAAAAGCTGCACAGTGCATTTGAATATGCACAGAAACTAGATTTGGGAAGACCTAGAGGCTGCCctatctttctgtttttttct GTTAATGCTAGTGGTCAATTTTGTGGTGTTGCAGAGATGGTTGGCCCTGTAGACTTCAATAGAGACATGGACTTTTGGCAGCAAGATAAATGGAGTGGGAGTTTTCTTGTCAAGTGGCATATTATTAAAGATATACCAAACTCAAGCTTTAGGCACATCATATtggagaataatgagaataagcCAGTGACTAATAGCAGAGACACTCAAGAG ATAATGTATAAGCAAGGTTTAGAGATGCTGAAGATGTTCAAAAATCACCCACTGAAGACTTCTATACTTGATGACTTTGTGTACTATGAGAATCGTCAGAAAATAATGCAGGAAGAAAAGGCCAGGCTTATGTTTAAAAGCTTCCAGTCCCCATTGTTTGTACCAGCATTAAATCCTGCCCGTGAACTAAATGGTCTTGTGCAGCAGTCACTGAACAAAGATGATAGTATGACTGATCTTAACAGCTCGAAGAAAACTGAggcaaacaaatatgaaaagattATGAATCCAAATTATCATAACAGCTGGAAAAAAACCGAGACAAACAAAGATGAGAAGATTACGGATCAGAATGAATTTAACAGCTTGAAGAACGCTGGGAACTCTGCCACTAAGCAACTTTCTTCAGATTCAAATGTTACCATTTCAAGCAGGGATAAAGATTCCGGGCAAGATACAGCAGATGCAGATGATGATAACGGACCTGTGTTAAAGATCGGCTCACTTGATATAAACCCGACAGGGGTGGAATCTAAGTTCTCACCAAATGCTGCTAACAAATCTGCTGATATTGTCACAGTAGGATCAATGCCTGTTAAAGTTAACAGAATTGCTGAATCTTCTGGTAATCTAACAGTGGGTACTATCCCACTTGATCCTAAGTCTCTGAAACTGGACAAAGGTGGTAAACAGGGGTCTCAGTGCTGA
- the LOC7498229 gene encoding 1-Cys peroxiredoxin yields MQTPSQVSTLLNPHLPNSYLTITKKQRKQTISHTLTMPGLTIGDSVPNLEVETTHGVIKLHDYIDTWTILFSHPGDFTPVCTTELGKMAAHAPEFAKRGVKLLGLSCDDVSSHAEWVKDIEAYTPGCKVTYPIIADPKRELIKILNMVDPDEKDSSGHNVPSRALHIVGADKRIKLSFLYPASTGRNMDEVVRVLDSLERSSKNKIATPANWKPGEDVVISPSVSDEEAKKLFPQGFKTVGIPSNKGYLRFTNVDH; encoded by the exons ATGCAAACACCCTCTCAAGTCTCAACTCTTTTAAATCCCCATCTTCCAAATTCTTACCTCACAATcacaaaaaaacagagaaaacagaCTATTTCTCACACTTTGACAATGCCAGGCCTTACTATTGGAGACAGTGTCCCAAACCTTGAAGTTGAGACCACTCATGGAGTTATCAAGCTTCATGACTACATAGATACCTGGACCATTCTCTTCTCGCACCCAG GTGATTTCACACCAGTTTGTACTACCGAGCTTGGAAAGATGGCTGCTCATGCTCCAGAATTTGCTAAGAGAGGGGTCAAACTGTTGGGATTGTCCTGTGATGATGTTTCGTCTCATGCTGAGTGGGTCAAGGACATTGAAGCCTACACT CCTGGATGCAAGGTTACATATCCAATAATTGCAGATCCTAAGAGGGAACTCATTAAGATACTTAATATGGTGGATCCAGACGAGAAAGACTCTTCAGGGCACAATGTTCCATCTCGAGCTCTGCATATTGTTGGTGCCGACAAGAGG ATCAAGTTGAGCTTTCTGTACCCAGCAAGCACTGGCCGCAACATGGATGAAGTAGTGAGGGTCTTAGATTCTCTAGAGAGGTCATCAAAGAACAAGATTGCGACTCCGGCAAATTGGAAGCCAGGTGAAGATGTCGTCATCTCCCCTAGTGTCTCTGATGAGGAAGCTAAAAAGTTGTTTCCTCAGGGATTCAAGACTGTTGGAATTCCATCTAATAAAGGATATCTCCGCTTCACCAATGTTGATCATTAG